One part of the Glycine soja cultivar W05 chromosome 11, ASM419377v2, whole genome shotgun sequence genome encodes these proteins:
- the LOC114377304 gene encoding CBL-interacting protein kinase 24-like isoform X1: protein MKKVRRKIGKYEVGRTIGEGTFAKVKFARNSETGDSVAIKIMAKTTILQHRMVEQIKREISIMKIVRNPNIVRLHEVLASQTRIYIILEFVMGGELYDKIVQQGKLSENESRRYFQQLIDAVDHCHRKGVYHRDLKPENLLLDAYGNLKVSDFGLSALTKQGVDLLHTTCGTPNYVAPEVLSNRGYDGAAADVWSCGVILYVLMAGYLPFEEADLPTLYSRINAAEFVCPFWFSADTKSFIQKILDPNPKTRVKIEEIRKEPWFKKNYFPVKLGEDEQVNLDDVRAVFDDIEDQYVAERSEITEGGPLIMNAFEMIALSQGLNLSPLFDRLQDNVKRQTRFVSRKPAKVIISSIEAVAESMGLKVHSRNYKVRLEGVSANRVGPFAVVLEVFEVAPSLFMVDVRRATGDTFDYHKFYMNFCAKLGNIIWRPAGTMPNSNLLKQMTL, encoded by the exons ATGAAGAAGGTGAGGAGAAAGATCGGCAAGTATGAGGTGGGTCGAACAATTGGCGAAGGCACCTTCGCCAAGGTTAAGTTCGCAAGAAACTCGGAGACAGGGGATAGCGTGGCTATTAAAATCATGGCTAAGACCACCATTCTCCAGCACAGAATGGTTGAACAG ATTAAAAGAGAGATATCCATTATGAAGATTGTCAGGAATCCTAATATAGTTAGATTACACGAG gtTTTGGCTAGCCAGACCAGGATCTACATAATCCTTGAATTTGTAATGGGAGGGGAACTATATGATAAAATT GTTCAGCAGGGAAAGCTTTCTGAAAATGAATCTAGGCGCTACTTTCAACAACTTATAGACGCAGTTGATCATTGTCATAGAAAGGGTGTGTACCATAGAGACTTGAAG CCTGAAAATCTTCTTCTTGATGCTTACGGAAATTTGAAGGTTTCTGACTTTGGATTGAGTGCATTGACTAAACAG ggTGTTGACCTTCTTCACACCACTTGTGGGACCCCAAACTATGTTGCCCCTGAG GTACTCAGCAATAGAGGATATGATGGTGCAGCAGCTGATGTTTGGTCATGTGGAGTCATCCTATATGTTCTAATGGCTGGATATCTTCCTTTTGAGGAGGCAGACCTTCCAACACTGTATAGTAGG ATAAATGCTGCAGAATTTGTTTGCCCATTCTGGTTTTCTGCAGACACAAAGTCATTCATACAAAAAATTCTGGATCCTAATCCTAAAACA CGGGtgaaaattgaagaaataaGGAAAGAGCCATGGTTCAAGAAAAACTATTTTCCTGTCAAACTCGGGGAAGACGAGCAAGTGAATTTGGATGATGTTCGAGCTGTTTTTGATGATATTGAG GACCAATATGTTGCTGAAAGGTCAGAAATTACTGAGGGAGGTCCTCTGATAATGAATGCATTTGAGATGATTGCCTTATCACAAGGGTTGAATCTTTCACCACTATTTGATAGGCTTCAG GATAATGTAAAGCGGCAAACTCGTTTTGTCTCCCGTAAACCAGCAAAAGTTATAATTTCTTCAATTGAAGCTGTTGCAGAGTCAATGGGTCTTAAGGTCCATTCTCGCAATTACAAG GTGAGGCTTGAAGGCGTTTCTGCAAACAGGGTTGGACCATTTGCTGTGGTCTTGGAG GTGTTTGAAGTTGCACCATCCCTTTTCATGGTTGATGTTCGGAGGGCCACCGGGGATACTTTTGACTACCACAAG TTTTACATGAATTTTTGTGCCAAACTAGGAAACATTATTTGGAGACCGGCAGGGACTATGCCAAATTCTAATCTGCTCAAGCAAATGACTTTATAA
- the LOC114377552 gene encoding uncharacterized protein LOC114377552, translating into MTTTTMLLRSSSTPILNSRIPHPKDSPHEPEILHRSPRTRSLTLSASSSSLSPVEASPSRMTRALSETDLSARSKTSSFGSALFSFTESDEGDGVGGGGGGGDGWDNGDGGGSGFWDSNNGNDSTDLYYRTMIEANPGNPLFLGNYARYLKEVRGDYVKAEEYCGRAILANPNDGKVLSMYADLIWESQKDASRAETYFDQAVKAAPDDCYVLASYAHFLWDAEGEEDVEVQEDSSEISPSFLHGAAPLPPPLAAASS; encoded by the exons ATGACAACAACGACAATGCTTCTGCGAAGCTCGTCCACGCCGATTCTCAATTCTCGCATCCCTCACCCGAAGGATTCGCCTCACGAACCCGAAATCCTTCACCGGAGCCCGCGCACGCGCTCGCTCACGCTCTCCGCGTCGTCGAGTTCGCTCTCGCCGGTCGAAGCTTCGCCGAGCAGAATGACGCGGGCGCTGTCGGAGACGGATCTCTCCGCGCGCTCCAAAACGTCTTCGTTCGGCTCCGCTCTGTTTTCCTTCACCGAGTCGGACGAAGGAGACGGAgttggcggcggcggcggcggcggtgaTGGATGGGACAACGGTGACGGCGGAGGGTCGGGGTTTTGGGATTCGAATAATGGGAATGATAGCACGGACTTGTATTACCGGACGATGATTGAAGCGAATCCAGGGAACCCTCTGTTTCTTGGCAACTACGCGAGGTACTTGAAAGAG GTTCGAGGGGACTATGTGAAAGCGGAGGAGTATTGTGGGAGAGCGATTTTGGCGAATCCGAATGATGGGAAGGTGCTATCGATGTATGCAGATTTGATATGGGAGAGCCAGAAGGATGCTTCGCGTGCTGAGACTTATTTTGATCAAGCGGTTAAAGCAGCTCCCGATGACTG TTATGTTCTGGCATCCTACGCTCATTTTCTTTGGGACGCGGAGGGAGAGGAAGATGTTGAAGTGCAAGAAGATTCATCTGAAATATCTCCTAGTTTCTTACATGGAGCTGCTCCACTACCACCGCCTTTAGCTGCTGCTTCTTCTTAA
- the LOC114375945 gene encoding histone-lysine N-methyltransferase, H3 lysine-9 specific SUVH4-like yields MVQTRAENSSESKIAVANGGKVTKAKKKSKCSTMPRRSSARIQALQKAEKELLARQKAEVVVVEEKDNCENAVRAKKRNRNSGGEESVAVEEEVVSKKRKGKVEEVNGKQENAGGGLGEKSDPLKVKETVRLFNKYYLHFVQEEEKRCAAAEPKAAKQKGSRKAKKRGEKSKVTSKRPDLKAMGKMVDNNEVLYPGKRIGDIPGIEVGYQFYSRCEMVAVGFHSHWLKGIDYMPKSYANVYTTYEFPVAVAIILSGMYEDDLDNADDVVYTGQGGHNLTGNKRQIRDQKLEYGNLALKNCVEQCVPIRVIRGHKSSSSYSGKIYTYDGLYNVVEYWAEKGISGFTVYKFRLSRVKGQPKLTTNQVYFVNGRVPRSLTEIQGLVCEDITGGQEDIPIPATNLVDDPPVPPTGFTYCKSLKLAKNVKLPRMNGTGCKCKGICNDPTTCACALRNGSDFPYVSRDGGRLVEAKDVVFECGPKCGCDPGCVNRTSQKGLRYRLEVFRTANKGWAVRSWDFIPSGAPVCEYTGILSRTDDMDRVLENNYIFEIDCLLTMKGLGGREKRSPKGEISANLLDKYDDQSSESAPEFCIDAGSTGNVARFINHCCEPNLFVQCVLSTHHDLRLARVMLFAADNIPPLQELTYDYGYELDSVLDSDGKIKQMPCYCGASYCRKRLF; encoded by the exons ATGGTTCAAACCAGGGCGGAGAATAGTTCGGAATCCAAAATCGCCGTGGCCAATGGCGGAAAAGTAACCAAGGCTAAGAAGAAATCGAAGTGTTCGACAATGCCGCGGAGATCGAGTGCTCGAATTCAAGCGTTGCAAAAAGCCGAGAAGGAGCTCCTTGCTCGTCAAAAAGCGGAGGTAGTAGTAGTTGAAGAGAAAGACAACTGCGAGAACGCGGTGAGGGCGAAGAAGCGCAATAGAAATAGTGGCGGTGAGGAGAGCGTAGCAGTGGAAGAAGAGGTTGTTTCGAAAAAGCGCAAGGGTAAGGTGGAAGAAGTGAATGGGAAGCAGGAAAATGCGGGTGGGGGTTTGGGGGAGAAGAGTGACCCTCTCAAGGTGAAAGAGACTGTAAGACTGTTTAACAAGTATTACCTTCATTTTgttcaggaagaagaaaagaggtGTGCAGCGGCTGAGCCCAAAGCTGCTAAACAAAAGGGTTCTAGAAAGGCAAAGAAGAGAGGTGAAAAATCAAAGGTCACTTCTAAGCGACCAGATCTAAAGGCCATGGGGAAGATGGTGGATAATAATGAAGTATTGTACCCTGGGAAAAGAATTGGCGACATTCCAGGTATTGAGGTTGGATATCAGTTCTATTCTCGTTGTGAAATGGTTGCGGTTGGTTTTCATAGCCACTGGTTAAAGGGCATTGATTATATGCCCAAATCCTATGCCAATGTGTACACTACGTATGAATTTCCAGTTGCTGTTGCCATTATTTTGTCGGGTATGTACGAGGATGATCTCGACAATGCTGACGATGTTGTATACACTGGTCAAGGTGGGCATAATCTCACTGGCAATAAGCGCCAAATCAGGGATCAGAAGTTGGAGTATGGTAACCTGGCTCTCAAGAATTGCGTTGAGCAATGTGTGCCTATTAGAGTCATTCGTGGTCATAAATCTTCAAGCAGTTACTCTGGTAAAATATACACATATGATGGCTTGTACAATGTTGTTGAATATTGGGCAGAGAAGGGAATATCTGGATTCACAGTCTACAAGTTTAGACTTAGCAGGGTTAAAGGGCAACCTAAATTAACCACAAATCAGGTATATTTTGTAAATGGACGTGTACCTCGATCTCTAACAGAGATACAAGGATTGGTCTGTGAGGACATCACTGGAGGTCAAGAAGATATTCCCATTCCGGCTACAAATTTGGTTGATGACCCTCCTGTTCCACCCACAGGTTTCACATATTGTAAGTCTCTTAAGCTTGCAAAGAATGTGAAGCTTCCAAGGATGAATGGCACCGGATGTAAATGCAAAGGCATTTGTAATGACCCAACAACCTGTGCATGTGCACTGCGTAATGGCTCTGATTTTCCATATGTATCTCGGGATGGTGGCAGGTTAGTTGAAGCCAAAGATGTTGTCTTTGAATGTGGTCCCAAATGTGGTTGTGATCCAGGTTGTGTGAACCGAACTTCTCAAAAAGGACTTAGATATCGTCTCGAGGTTTTCCGCACTGCAAACAAAGGATGGGCTGTTAGATCCTGGGATTTTATACCTTCTGGAGCACCAGTTTGTGAGTACACTGGAATACTTTCTAGGACAGATGATATGGATAGGGTAttggaaaataattatattttcgaGATAGATTGCTTGCTAACCATGAAGGGGCTTGGGGGGAGGGAGAAACGGTCTCCAAAAGGAGAGATTTCTGCAAATCTCTTGGACAAATATGATGATCAAAGTTCTGAAAGTGCGCCAGAGTTTTGTATTGATGCAGGATCTACTGGAAATGTTGCTAGGTTTATAAACCATTGTTGTGAGCCCAATCTGTTTGTTCAATGTGTTTTGAGCACACACCATGATTTGAGATTGGCTCGTGTAATGCTGTTTGCTGCGGACAACATACCCCCTTTGCAG GAATTAACGTATGACTATGGTTATGAGCTTGATAGCGTCTTGGATTCTGATGGGAAGATCAAGCAAATGCCATGCTATTGTGGAGCCTCATACTGCAGGAAGCGATTATTCTAA
- the LOC114377304 gene encoding CBL-interacting protein kinase 24-like isoform X2: MKKVRRKIGKYEVGRTIGEGTFAKVKFARNSETGDSVAIKIMAKTTILQHRMVEQIKREISIMKIVRNPNIVRLHEVLASQTRIYIILEFVMGGELYDKIVQQGKLSENESRRYFQQLIDAVDHCHRKGVYHRDLKPENLLLDAYGNLKVSDFGLSALTKQGVDLLHTTCGTPNYVAPEVLSNRGYDGAAADVWSCGVILYVLMAGYLPFEEADLPTLYSRINAAEFVCPFWFSADTKSFIQKILDPNPKTRVKIEEIRKEPWFKKNYFPVKLGEDEQVNLDDVRAVFDDIEDQYVAERSEITEGGPLIMNAFEMIALSQGLNLSPLFDRLQDNVKRQTRFVSRKPAKVIISSIEAVAESMGLKVHSRNYKVRLEGVSANRVGPFAVVLEVFEVAPSLFMVDVRRATGDTFDYHKETLFGDRQGLCQILICSSK; the protein is encoded by the exons ATGAAGAAGGTGAGGAGAAAGATCGGCAAGTATGAGGTGGGTCGAACAATTGGCGAAGGCACCTTCGCCAAGGTTAAGTTCGCAAGAAACTCGGAGACAGGGGATAGCGTGGCTATTAAAATCATGGCTAAGACCACCATTCTCCAGCACAGAATGGTTGAACAG ATTAAAAGAGAGATATCCATTATGAAGATTGTCAGGAATCCTAATATAGTTAGATTACACGAG gtTTTGGCTAGCCAGACCAGGATCTACATAATCCTTGAATTTGTAATGGGAGGGGAACTATATGATAAAATT GTTCAGCAGGGAAAGCTTTCTGAAAATGAATCTAGGCGCTACTTTCAACAACTTATAGACGCAGTTGATCATTGTCATAGAAAGGGTGTGTACCATAGAGACTTGAAG CCTGAAAATCTTCTTCTTGATGCTTACGGAAATTTGAAGGTTTCTGACTTTGGATTGAGTGCATTGACTAAACAG ggTGTTGACCTTCTTCACACCACTTGTGGGACCCCAAACTATGTTGCCCCTGAG GTACTCAGCAATAGAGGATATGATGGTGCAGCAGCTGATGTTTGGTCATGTGGAGTCATCCTATATGTTCTAATGGCTGGATATCTTCCTTTTGAGGAGGCAGACCTTCCAACACTGTATAGTAGG ATAAATGCTGCAGAATTTGTTTGCCCATTCTGGTTTTCTGCAGACACAAAGTCATTCATACAAAAAATTCTGGATCCTAATCCTAAAACA CGGGtgaaaattgaagaaataaGGAAAGAGCCATGGTTCAAGAAAAACTATTTTCCTGTCAAACTCGGGGAAGACGAGCAAGTGAATTTGGATGATGTTCGAGCTGTTTTTGATGATATTGAG GACCAATATGTTGCTGAAAGGTCAGAAATTACTGAGGGAGGTCCTCTGATAATGAATGCATTTGAGATGATTGCCTTATCACAAGGGTTGAATCTTTCACCACTATTTGATAGGCTTCAG GATAATGTAAAGCGGCAAACTCGTTTTGTCTCCCGTAAACCAGCAAAAGTTATAATTTCTTCAATTGAAGCTGTTGCAGAGTCAATGGGTCTTAAGGTCCATTCTCGCAATTACAAG GTGAGGCTTGAAGGCGTTTCTGCAAACAGGGTTGGACCATTTGCTGTGGTCTTGGAG GTGTTTGAAGTTGCACCATCCCTTTTCATGGTTGATGTTCGGAGGGCCACCGGGGATACTTTTGACTACCACAAG GAAACATTATTTGGAGACCGGCAGGGACTATGCCAAATTCTAATCTGCTCAAGCAAATGA
- the LOC114375091 gene encoding EIN3-binding F-box protein 1-like, which translates to MPALVNYSGDDELYPGGSFCPNPMELGRLYTTIGSNLDMYYPPTKRPRSIFEAIEREQYYQDPGIEVLPDECLFEIFRRLPSGKERSSCACVSKRWLMLMSTICKDEIEGTTSVAETVSSDENQDIDDDGYLTRCLDGKKATDVRLAAIAVGTSSRGGLGKLSIRGSNSERGVTNLGLSAVAHGCPSLRSLSLWNVSTIGDEGLSQVAKGCHMLEKLDLCHCSSISNKGLIAIAEGCPNLTTLTIESCPNIGNEGLQATARLCPKLQSISIKDCPLVGDHGVSSLLASASNLSRVKLQTLNITDFSLAVICHYGKAITNLVLSGLKNVTERGFWVMGAAQGLQKLLSLTVTACRGVTDTSIEAIGKGCINLKHLCLRRCCFVSDNGLVAFAKAAISLESLQLEECNRFTQSGIIVALADIKTKLKSLALVKCMGVKDIDMEVSMLSPCESLQSLAIQKCPGFGSASLATIGKLCPQLQHLNLTGLYGITDAGLLPLLENCEAGLVNVNLTGCWNLTDNIVSALARLHGGTLEVLNLDGCWKITDASLVAIANNFLVLNDLDVSKCAITDAGVAVLSRASLPSLQVLSLSGCSDVSNKSAPFLTKLGQTLLGLNLQNCNSIGSSTMELLVEKLWRCDILA; encoded by the exons ATGCCTGCCCTTGTCAATTACAGTG GTGATGATGAACTGTACCCGGGGGGTTCTTTTTGCCCAAATCCAATGGAGTTGGGTCGCTTGTACACTACTATTGGCTCCAATTTGGATATGTACTACCCTCCTACTAAGAGACCACGCTCCATCTTTGAAGCTATTGAGCGTGAGCAGTATTATCAAGACCCTGGTATTGAGGTTCTTCCAGATGAATGCCTCTTTGAGATATTCAGACGCCTCCCTAGTGGCAAAGAGAGAAGCTCATGTGCCTGTGTATCTAAACGGTGGCTTATGCTTATGAGCACTATCTGTAAAGATGAGATTGAGGGGACTACTTCTGTTGCTGAAACTGTTTCTTCTGATGAGAATCAAGATATTGATGATGATGGCTACCTTACAAGGTGTCTAGATGGGAAGAAAGCCACTGATGTGAGGCTTGCTGCAATTGCAGTTGGGACTAGTAGCCGTGGCGGTCTAGGGAAGCTTTCAATCAGAGGAAGCAACTCTGAGCGTGGTGTCACAAACCTTGGCCTCTCTGCAGTTGCTCATGGTTGCCCTTCTCTCAGATCACTTTCTTTATGGAATGTATCTACCATTGGGGATGAGGGTCTGTCTCAGGTAGCAAAAGGATGTCATATGTTGGAGAAGCTTGACTTGTGTCATTGTTCCTCAATCAGCAACAAGGGTTTGATTGCAATAGCTGAAGGTTGCCCCAACTTGACCACCTTAACTATTGAATCATGCCCAAATATTGGAAATGAAGGTTTGCAAGCTACTGCAAGGCTATGCCCCAAGCTGCAGTCCATCTCAATCAAGGATTGCCCTCTTGTTGGGGATCATGGAGTGTCTAGTCTTTTGGCATCGGCTTCAAATTTATCAAGGGTTAAGCTTCAGACTTTGAACATCACAGATTTCTCTTTGGCTGTTATTTGCCATTATGGAAAAGCAATAACAAATCTGGTCCTCTCTGGTCTAAAAAATGTAACTGAAAGGGGGTTCTGGGTCATGGGGGCTGCTCAAGGTCTGCAGAAACTACTGTCACTTACTGTTACTGCCTGCAGGGGGGTAACTGATACAAGCATTGAAGCCATTGGTAAAGGTTGCATCAACCTGAAGCACTTGTGCCTTCGCCGGTGTTGTTTTGTGTCTGACAATGGATTGGTAGCATTTGCCAAAGCTGCAATATCTCTTGAAAGTTTGCAGCTGGAGGAGTGCAACAGGTTCACTCAGTCTGGGATTATTGTTGCCCTTGCAGACATCAAAACGAAGTTGAAATCTCTTGCCCTTGTGAAGTGCATGGGAGTCAAAGATATCGATATGGAAGTGTCTATGCTTTCTCCTTGCGAGTCTCTTCAATCTTTAGCCATTCAAAAGTGCCCTGGTTTTGGTAGTGCTAGCCTGGCCACGATTGGAAAATTGTGTCCCCAACTTCAGCATCTTAATCTGACTGGACTCTATGGCATAACTGATGCTGGCCTTCTCCCCCTTTTGGAGAATTGTGAGGCTGGACTTGTCAATGTAAACCTCACTGGTTGCTGGAACTTGACAGATAATATAGTTTCAGCCTTGGCCAGGCTACATGGTGGAACCCTCGAAGTACTAAATCTTGATGGATGCTGGAAAATTACTGATGCAAGCTTGGTTGCAATTGCAAACAACTTCCTAGTGCTTAATGATCTAGATGTGTCAAAGTGTGCAATCACCGATGCCGGTGTAGCTGTTCTCTCAAGGGCCAGTCTGCCTAGCTTGCAAGTGCTTTCGTTGTCTGGTTGTTCTGATGTATCAAACAAGAGTGCGCCTTTCCTGACAAAATTGGGCCAGACCTTGCTGGGATTGAATCTTCAAAACTGCAATTCAATTGGCAGCAGCACAATGGAGTTGCTAGTGGAGAAGTTGTGGAGATGTGATATTCTGGCTTAA